The Anaeromyxobacter sp. Fw109-5 genomic interval TCACGAGCACCCGGGCGACATCCGACGAGGTGCTCGCTCGCGACAGGGCCGCCGTCACGGCCTGCAGCCGCGCCAGCCGGTCCCGGGCCTGCAGCGCCCGGCGGCGCTGGGTGCGCTCCGCCTCGAGGAGCTGCGCGCGCCCGAGCGCCTGGGCGCACTGCTCGGCGACGGCGAGGAGGAAGTCGCGCTCGTCCTGGCCGAAGGCGCGGGGCTCGGCGAACCCCAGCGACAGGGCGCCGAGCACGTACCCGTGCCCGACGAGCGGCATCGCCACGCCCGCCCGCACCCCGAGCTGGGCGGCCGTCTCCGCGAAGGCCGGGAAGCGCTGGAACTCCTCGACGTTCCCGAGCCAGATCGGCTCGCGCCGGCGCACGACCTCGGAGACCGGATAGGAGTCCCTGGTCGAGATGCGCGGAAAGCGCCCCCGGACGGCGTGCGCCCCCGACTCCTCGGCGAGGACGAGCTCGTCCCCCTCTAGCAGGCGCAGCGACCCCGCGCTCGCGCCCGCCGCGACGCGCACCCGGTCGACCACCAGCTGCGCGATCGCCTCGGCGGTGTCGGCGCGCGAGAGCCCCGCGGTCACCTCCTGGAGGAGCTTGAGCCGGCGCGCGCTCTCCTCCGCCCGCTCCCGCGCGCGCTCCGTCTGCTCCTGTCGATCGCGTGCGTCGCTCATGTCCGTGATGAGCACGCAGACGCCGCCTCGCGCGCCGACGTCGGGCAGCGGGAAGTACGAGCAGATCCACCCGCGCGCGCGGTCGCCCGGCGGCACCGGCTCGAGCGGAACGTTCCTCCGCGGCCGACCGGACGCGAGCACCGCGCGCGCGATGGCCTCCGAGCGCTCCACCGCCGCGCGGCGCGGGTCGTCGGGGAGGAGCCGCAGGATCTCCGCGAGCGAACGGCCGACGTGCGCCTCGGGAGGCAGCCCGTTCATCGCGGCGAGCGCGTCGTTCACGCCGACGAACCGGAGGTCCGCGTCGAAGACCGCGATCCCCGCCGGCCCGCTCCAGAGCGCGTCCACGAGCGCGTTCTTGAGGTCGCGAACGTTCAAGCTCCCGGGCTCCGCGGCGAGCATCGGCGATCCTGCGAGAGGGACGATTCGCTTCATTTTCCTCGCTCGGCGGCGGCGCGGCGCGCCCACCGACGCGACGACCCCAACGGAGTCGGCGCGGCGCCCGCGCGTCCCACGGGAGCGCGAGGCCGGCCGACATCGGGCTCGTGGAATGGCGCCCGGGGCGGCAGCGCGCATCGGGTGTTCACCCGATGCGACGATCAGGCGCAGCGCAGCGCCTCGGCGAGCGCGCGCGGACCGGCCCGGAAGACCTCGAGCGCCTCGTCGGCGGGCGAGCGCCCGGACGTCGCGCGCTCCACGAGCGGCGCGAGCCAGACGCGCTCGTCCTCCCCGCGCTCGCCGCAGCAGCGCTGGCGGCAGAGCCCCCCCGCGGCGACGTCGAGGAGCCCGCGGGCGATCTCCTGGATCGACCGGCCGTCCGGCGCGCGCCCGGCGAGCGCCTCGCGACCGGCCGTGCGCATGAACGCACGGCGCTCGGCGATCGTGAAGGCCTCCACGCTCTCCCACGCCGCGGCGCGCGCCTGGCGGTCGTAGAGGACTCCCTTCCAGAAGGCCAGCAGCGCCTTGGCCATCGCCGGCGAGCACGCGTCGGCCGCCCGCACCTCGACGACGCCCTTCACGCGCACCTCGGGGAACACGGTCGTGAGGTGGTCCTCCCAGTCCGACAGCGTCGCGCGCTCCCCCTCGAGCCCCTCGGCGAGGAACCGCCGGAAGGTCCGTCCGCCCGTCTCGCGGTAGGCGCCCGCGCGCCGCAGGAAGATCATCGGCACGTCGAGCGCCCACTCGACGTAACGGCGGTACGGCTCCGCCTGGAAGCCGGGCTCGAACGCGAACGGCAGGAGGCCGGAGCGCGCGGGATCGGTCTCCTCCCACACCGCCGTGCGGTAGCTCTTCCAGCCGATCTCGCGCCCCTGCACGATCGGGCTGTTCGCGTAGAGCGCGGTCACCGCCGGCTGGATCGCGAGCGCCACGCGGAGCTTCTCCGCGAGATCCTTCTCTCCGGAGAAGTCGAAGGACGCCTGCGCGGAGGCGGTCATCGCCATCATGTCCGGCGCGAGGCGCCCGCGCGCCGAGAGGAACGGCCGCATGATCTTGTAGCGGTTCTTGGGCATCCACGGCGTGGTGGCGGGGGTCCCCCAGGGCCGGTAGCCGACGGCGAGGAACTCGACCCCGAGATCGCGCGCCAGCGCGGCGCACTTCTCGATGTGCCGGTCGAGCTCCGCCGCCACCACGTGCACGTCCGCGAAGGGGCGCCCGGACAGCTCGAGCTGTCCCCCCGGCTCGATCGAGATCGTGAGGCCGTCGTTCTGGGACGCGATGATGCGTCCCTCCTCCTCGAAGGGCTCGTAGCCGAAGCGCGTGAAGCCGCGCAGCACGGCGCCGACGCCGTCCGGCCCCTCGTACGGGACGGGGTCGAGGGTGCCGGCGCGCAGCATCAGCTTCTCGTGCTCGAGGCCCACCTTCCACCCTTCGCGGGGCCGCTCGCGCGCGCGGAACCACGCGACGAGATCCTCGACTCCGGTGACGACGGGTGACTCGTGGGTGCGGGCGTCGAGCGACATGCGGCCGGACTGTATAACGGCGCACCGCCCGGTCCCCCCACGGAAAGCTTCCGCCCGGGCTCGGTCGCTACCGCCCGTCCGCCGCGCCCTCGCGCGTGGCCGCGCCGCCCGGGGCGGACGCGAGCAGGTCCTCGAGGAAGAACGCCGCCAGCTCGGCGCGACCGGCCAGCCCGGCCTTGCGGTACACGGACAGCGCTTGCTGGCGGACCGTCCGCTCGCTCGTCCGTCGGACCTCCGCGATCTCCTTGCTGGCGAGCCCCTTGAGGAGCAGCAGCGCGATCTCGCGCTCTGCGGGCGAGAGCTCCCAGCGGGTGAGCTGGTGGTCGATGGCGGCGCCGAGCCCACGCAGGTGCTCGTCCGCCTCCGCCCTGAAGCGGGCCGCCTCCGCTCGCGCCCGGCCGAGATCCACCTGGAGAGCGCCCGCCTGGCGCCGCGCGGCAGAGAGCTGGCGCCACAGCAGGAGGGTCCCGAGGAGGGCCGCGGCCATCGCCGCGAGCTCGACGAGCAGGTGCGCGGGCGAGCCGCCCGCCCGGGCGTCGGCCACCACGTCGACGCCGACGAGGAGCGCGACGCCGAGGAGGATCGCGGCCGGAACGGCCAGCGCGGCGGGGCGCACCGCCCCGTCATCCGACGCAGCGAAGCGCGCCAGCCCCCTCATCCCGCTGGGGTTTTCGTCGTGCGTCATCCGTCGCATGGCCGCCGCGGTCGCGGGCGCCAAAGGTCCGAAGCGAACCGTCACCGGAGAACGAGCATGTCGACCCTACCGCTGCACCCCGCCTTCGTCCACCTGCCCCTCGGGCTCGCGCTGGCGGTCCCGCTGGTCGCGCTCGGGCTGGCCCTCGCGCACCTCCGCGGCCGCGTCCCGAGGAGCGGGTTCGCCATCCTGCTCGGCCTCCAGGCCCTCCTCGTCGCCTCCGGCGTCGTCGCCCTCCAGCTGGGGGAGCGCGACGAGCACCGCGTCGAGGCCATCGTCGCCGAGCGGGTGATCGAGGCCCACGAGGAGCGCGCGGAGGCGTTCCTGTGGGCTGCGGGCGCGGTGCTCGCCGCCGCGGCGGCGCTCCTGC includes:
- a CDS encoding helix-turn-helix transcriptional regulator, producing MRGLARFAASDDGAVRPAALAVPAAILLGVALLVGVDVVADARAGGSPAHLLVELAAMAAALLGTLLLWRQLSAARRQAGALQVDLGRARAEAARFRAEADEHLRGLGAAIDHQLTRWELSPAEREIALLLLKGLASKEIAEVRRTSERTVRQQALSVYRKAGLAGRAELAAFFLEDLLASAPGGAATREGAADGR
- a CDS encoding glutamate--cysteine ligase is translated as MSLDARTHESPVVTGVEDLVAWFRARERPREGWKVGLEHEKLMLRAGTLDPVPYEGPDGVGAVLRGFTRFGYEPFEEEGRIIASQNDGLTISIEPGGQLELSGRPFADVHVVAAELDRHIEKCAALARDLGVEFLAVGYRPWGTPATTPWMPKNRYKIMRPFLSARGRLAPDMMAMTASAQASFDFSGEKDLAEKLRVALAIQPAVTALYANSPIVQGREIGWKSYRTAVWEETDPARSGLLPFAFEPGFQAEPYRRYVEWALDVPMIFLRRAGAYRETGGRTFRRFLAEGLEGERATLSDWEDHLTTVFPEVRVKGVVEVRAADACSPAMAKALLAFWKGVLYDRQARAAAWESVEAFTIAERRAFMRTAGREALAGRAPDGRSIQEIARGLLDVAAGGLCRQRCCGERGEDERVWLAPLVERATSGRSPADEALEVFRAGPRALAEALRCA